A section of the Leptotrichia buccalis C-1013-b genome encodes:
- a CDS encoding chemotaxis protein yields MPEKEKIKQENSKKQKGSFGKNLFVLLLFLITAGVVATYYYDIDHSDKIQVVVNKNLVQERQKDDEVQNRISIFVYDPSTKIINEREIVVPRQMNLIEGDFINGIIRNSNYITEDMKFRSAYNLRIDNVNTTVVKLNAQFANLKKNPELFNGFSQAVTNTILKNFPNIHSVLIQIDGEINTR; encoded by the coding sequence ATGCCAGAAAAAGAAAAAATAAAACAAGAAAACTCTAAAAAGCAAAAAGGTTCTTTTGGTAAAAATCTTTTCGTGCTATTGCTTTTTTTGATAACAGCTGGAGTAGTTGCAACATATTATTATGATATAGACCACAGTGATAAGATACAGGTAGTTGTAAATAAAAATCTAGTGCAGGAAAGACAAAAAGATGATGAAGTACAAAACAGAATTTCCATCTTCGTATATGATCCTTCTACAAAAATAATTAATGAAAGAGAAATTGTGGTTCCTCGTCAAATGAACCTAATAGAAGGCGATTTTATAAATGGAATTATCAGAAATTCAAATTATATTACAGAAGACATGAAATTTAGAAGTGCCTATAATCTTAGAATTGACAATGTAAATACTACAGTTGTAAAATTAAATGCACAATTTGCGAATCTGAAAAAAAATCCTGAACTATTTAACGGATTTTCTCAAGCAGTGACAAATACAATATTAAAAAATTTCCCTAATATTCACAGTGTTCTAATCCAGATAGATGGGGAAATCAATACACGATAA
- a CDS encoding peptidylprolyl isomerase: MGFRSHKKGIQLASAIMMGIFGIGMLISGILFLKNNVFGALNHREVIATVNGIKIYRDDFERESYSLKNELNEITQQKIQQLAQVGTNSGNIKSVPDDLVNEYVLQLIINKEILLSSAKNLGIKVSGSDVNKEFENYRKQSKLGKKEFGEYLRSVGYNVSSFKQTIKDQKIIEKMREKIFSNDKITEEEIKKAYERNKYTQSFANQDFDDVKDQIKETMTQDKNIMILNSYLAKAKEKTKIVFKDKNFENMYTKVKAVVAQNGEYKYTNEAVNEQIINSVSQTQQGYSDKLVNELKTTLKKNLDKFVKISEKAKAAGIKADPDLIGVDQLRDYSQKYYNYLIDSYKPDDATLQARFNAKRDSYNTQNSIGGYVIGEEYQAGESDFEGAKKQADEIMKTTTKDNFAAKAKEFSKDPESAKNGGSLGETADLSQLVPEFANAVKNGKAGDIVGPIKTQFGYHIIYIQSKDPKNDNVAKVSHILITPTISEASKQKVIKKVQNLKAEIESKKVTWDNAEKQDKYNFSVKERFKKLVKTDAIPGIGKNDELMNQIFALKIDGILERNDATGYYLIAKTSEIPFAQATFENSKERVRLELAHEYADKQLDSIN, from the coding sequence ATGGGATTTAGAAGTCACAAAAAAGGAATTCAGCTCGCTTCTGCTATTATGATGGGAATATTCGGAATAGGAATGCTTATTTCAGGAATATTATTTTTGAAAAATAACGTTTTTGGAGCATTAAATCATAGGGAAGTAATTGCAACAGTCAATGGAATAAAAATTTACCGTGATGACTTTGAAAGAGAAAGTTATTCATTGAAAAACGAACTAAATGAAATAACTCAACAAAAAATACAACAATTGGCACAAGTAGGAACAAATTCAGGAAATATAAAAAGTGTTCCTGATGATTTAGTAAACGAATATGTTTTACAACTTATAATTAATAAGGAAATCTTACTTTCATCAGCCAAAAACTTGGGAATAAAAGTTAGTGGATCTGATGTCAATAAAGAATTCGAAAATTATAGAAAACAGTCAAAGCTTGGAAAAAAAGAGTTTGGGGAATATTTAAGATCAGTAGGATATAATGTTTCATCATTTAAACAAACAATAAAAGATCAGAAAATTATAGAAAAAATGAGAGAAAAAATATTTTCAAATGATAAAATTACAGAAGAAGAAATAAAGAAAGCCTACGAAAGAAATAAATACACTCAATCCTTTGCAAATCAAGATTTTGATGATGTAAAAGATCAAATAAAAGAAACTATGACACAAGATAAGAATATTATGATTTTAAACTCATATCTTGCAAAAGCTAAAGAAAAAACTAAAATCGTATTCAAAGATAAAAATTTCGAGAATATGTATACTAAAGTAAAAGCTGTTGTAGCACAAAATGGAGAATATAAATATACAAATGAAGCAGTAAATGAGCAAATTATAAATTCTGTTTCACAAACACAACAAGGCTACTCAGATAAATTAGTAAATGAATTAAAGACAACTTTGAAAAAAAATCTAGATAAATTTGTAAAAATTTCTGAAAAAGCAAAAGCAGCAGGAATAAAGGCTGATCCTGATTTAATAGGTGTAGATCAATTAAGAGATTATTCTCAAAAATATTATAATTATTTAATAGACAGCTACAAACCTGATGATGCCACATTACAAGCTAGATTTAATGCAAAAAGGGATAGTTACAATACTCAAAATAGTATTGGCGGTTATGTAATTGGAGAAGAATATCAGGCAGGTGAAAGTGATTTTGAAGGAGCTAAAAAACAAGCTGATGAAATTATGAAAACAACAACTAAAGATAATTTTGCAGCTAAAGCAAAAGAATTTTCAAAAGATCCAGAATCAGCTAAAAATGGTGGAAGTTTAGGAGAAACAGCTGACTTGTCACAACTTGTTCCAGAATTTGCAAACGCTGTTAAGAACGGTAAAGCGGGAGATATTGTAGGACCTATAAAAACTCAATTTGGTTACCACATTATTTATATTCAGAGTAAAGATCCAAAAAATGACAATGTTGCTAAAGTTAGCCATATTTTAATAACACCAACTATATCTGAAGCTTCAAAACAAAAAGTCATCAAAAAAGTTCAAAATTTAAAAGCTGAAATCGAAAGTAAAAAAGTAACATGGGATAATGCGGAAAAACAAGATAAATACAACTTCAGTGTTAAAGAAAGATTCAAAAAATTAGTTAAAACTGACGCAATTCCAGGAATTGGAAAAAATGATGAATTAATGAATCAAATTTTTGCATTAAAAATAGATGGAATTCTTGAAAGAAATGATGCGACAGGGTACTATTTAATCGCAAAAACTTCAGAAATACCATTTGCACAAGCAACATTTGAAAATTCAAAAGAACGTGTAAGATTGGAACTTGCACATGAATATGCAGATAAACAATTAGATAGTATTAATTAG
- a CDS encoding B12-binding domain-containing radical SAM protein, producing the protein MKMLFVYPGFGKKKGQKYIFQLRTFEPLTFAYLRALTPYDIECELIDERIEAIDYDNDANVVVITLETYTARHGYEIAKRFREKGKKVIVGGTHASLVPDEAMKHADSVVTGYADDIWEKIIEDYRNGTEKKLYIGGLSNKFLIPDRSIFKKKYLISVVETGRGCPHHCEFCAISAVNKKRYAKRPVDSVIEELKHIKSKYIFFADDNFVADPKYALELCEKIKPLKKKWISQGAITMAKNEKLLEAMRDSGCLFILIGYESINKEALDNMKKEWSYKLGDIEESTRIIHKYNIGIYATFVFGFEEKIGTTFEDTVKFAQKNHLEFVQFNYLVPFPNTELYFKMEKEGRLLYKKWWLEPQKYSYLFFEPYDISTNEFRDRCIAVRYAYHSVKNILGRTFDVLKRTKNIPFSIMYLFLSFGQKAVIKKFQDLPIGDNLDERIR; encoded by the coding sequence ATGAAGATGTTGTTTGTTTATCCTGGATTTGGGAAGAAAAAGGGACAGAAATATATTTTTCAGTTGAGGACGTTTGAGCCGCTTACGTTTGCTTACTTGCGGGCATTGACTCCTTATGATATTGAATGTGAGCTAATTGATGAGAGGATTGAGGCGATTGACTATGATAATGATGCAAATGTTGTTGTGATTACTTTGGAAACTTATACGGCAAGGCATGGATATGAGATTGCTAAAAGATTTAGAGAAAAAGGAAAGAAGGTTATTGTTGGGGGGACACATGCTTCGCTTGTGCCAGATGAGGCTATGAAGCATGCAGATTCTGTAGTTACGGGATATGCTGATGATATTTGGGAGAAAATTATTGAGGATTATAGGAATGGAACGGAAAAGAAACTTTATATTGGGGGGCTTAGCAATAAATTTTTAATACCGGACAGAAGTATTTTTAAGAAAAAATATTTAATTTCAGTTGTGGAAACTGGGCGCGGGTGTCCTCATCACTGTGAATTTTGCGCAATTTCGGCAGTTAATAAGAAACGGTATGCTAAAAGACCCGTTGATAGTGTAATTGAAGAATTGAAGCATATAAAGTCAAAATATATATTTTTTGCTGATGATAACTTTGTTGCAGATCCGAAATATGCGTTGGAACTTTGTGAGAAGATAAAGCCGTTAAAGAAAAAATGGATTTCGCAAGGGGCGATAACGATGGCAAAAAACGAGAAACTGCTTGAGGCTATGCGAGATAGCGGATGCCTTTTTATTTTAATAGGATATGAGTCAATAAATAAAGAGGCTCTTGACAATATGAAAAAGGAATGGAGCTACAAGCTGGGAGATATTGAGGAATCAACACGGATTATACATAAATACAATATTGGAATTTATGCCACATTCGTTTTTGGTTTTGAGGAAAAAATCGGCACTACGTTTGAAGATACTGTAAAATTTGCACAGAAAAACCATCTGGAATTTGTCCAGTTTAACTATCTCGTGCCTTTCCCAAATACCGAACTTTATTTTAAAATGGAAAAGGAAGGAAGGCTTTTGTACAAAAAGTGGTGGCTGGAGCCACAAAAATATTCGTATTTATTTTTTGAGCCTTATGATATTTCTACAAATGAGTTTCGTGACAGGTGTATTGCAGTAAGATATGCATATCATTCTGTAAAAAATATTTTGGGAAGAACCTTTGATGTTTTAAAAAGAACAAAAAATATACCATTTTCCATTATGTATCTGTTTTTGAGCTTTGGGCAGAAGGCTGTTATAAAGAAATTTCAAGATTTGCCAATTGGAGATAATTTAGATGAAAGAATTCGGTGA
- a CDS encoding GH3 auxin-responsive promoter family protein: MKEFGEKSKFYEVKNLKYVILNRLFIFFCKKSYKDFVSNIKSKSKIRKTQVKILLEILKTNKNTEYLKNFETESQILNAENEKELIEKFQNKIPIVNYEDIKEFVEKEKSGENNVLLSDKIKLFELTSGSTSNVKYIPYTEKFLKSYMNGVFAWIYNLYQNNKRLFLGSSYWSVSPILKREAVTSGGIRVGIEDDTSYFDKVSAFFLNKLFTVPKKIKSIQNMEDFLLITAVFLLLSENLAMISVWSPSFLMILLDFIEKNHKVICQIVKSEDLGTEFFADKNLGNKKYFQIIQKKYRKLWKKNRSKFLINYFNEHEKNILSKNDKTQNLEITKKNNENEIIAENKNLETKSGNKIVENFVDYSVIWKKLSLVSCWADSDSYEIFIKLKEKLNFDKKNINLKFQGKGLMSTECIVSFPLENVQNGSVAAYTSFFYEFIQVSDDKLENRSPKLLDELELGERYCVVVTTNAGLYRYNTNDIVEVAGFYHKIPIVKFVGRINNFSDIVGEKLKNSFVEKQVLTTLEENNIKGEFLLFAPVKNETGGIFYTLFLEIKKDGRKFNWKQIEKEINSSLCKAFHYEYAYKLGQLRKVRVFLIEKNGLKTYTAEKSKKQKIGDIKYRLLDKNFGWENKFAGGFGE, translated from the coding sequence ATGAAAGAATTCGGTGAAAAAAGTAAATTTTATGAAGTAAAAAATTTAAAATATGTGATTTTAAACAGATTATTCATATTTTTTTGTAAAAAATCCTACAAAGATTTTGTTTCCAATATAAAAAGTAAAAGTAAAATTCGGAAAACGCAAGTAAAAATACTTTTGGAAATATTGAAAACTAATAAAAATACAGAATATTTAAAAAATTTTGAAACAGAAAGCCAAATTTTAAATGCAGAAAATGAAAAAGAATTAATAGAAAAGTTTCAGAATAAAATTCCGATTGTAAATTATGAGGATATTAAAGAGTTTGTGGAAAAGGAGAAAAGTGGGGAAAACAATGTTCTTTTGAGTGATAAGATTAAGCTATTTGAACTTACGAGCGGTAGCACATCCAATGTGAAATATATCCCATACACAGAGAAATTTTTGAAAAGCTATATGAATGGCGTTTTTGCATGGATTTACAATTTATATCAAAATAATAAAAGACTTTTTCTTGGAAGTTCCTACTGGTCTGTTTCACCCATTTTAAAGCGAGAAGCTGTAACTAGCGGAGGAATCCGCGTGGGAATCGAAGATGATACTTCATATTTTGATAAAGTTTCTGCATTTTTTTTAAATAAACTGTTTACAGTTCCGAAAAAAATAAAAAGTATTCAGAATATGGAGGATTTTTTGCTGATTACAGCGGTGTTTCTGCTTTTGTCAGAAAATCTTGCGATGATTTCTGTCTGGAGTCCATCGTTTCTTATGATTTTGCTTGATTTTATTGAAAAAAATCATAAAGTGATTTGTCAAATTGTAAAAAGCGAGGATTTAGGCACTGAATTTTTTGCTGATAAAAATTTGGGAAATAAAAAGTATTTTCAGATTATTCAGAAAAAGTATAGGAAATTGTGGAAAAAAAATAGAAGTAAATTTTTGATAAATTATTTTAATGAACATGAAAAAAATATTTTGAGTAAAAATGATAAAACTCAGAATTTAGAAATTACGAAAAAAAATAACGAGAATGAAATCATAGCTGAAAATAAGAATTTGGAAACTAAATCAGGAAATAAAATTGTGGAAAACTTTGTGGATTACTCTGTGATTTGGAAAAAGCTTTCGCTTGTGAGCTGCTGGGCGGATAGTGATTCCTATGAAATTTTTATAAAATTGAAGGAAAAATTGAATTTTGATAAAAAAAACATAAATTTGAAATTTCAGGGAAAAGGGCTTATGTCAACGGAATGCATCGTAAGTTTTCCGCTGGAAAATGTGCAAAATGGGAGCGTTGCTGCCTATACCTCGTTTTTTTATGAATTTATTCAGGTTTCTGATGATAAGTTGGAAAACAGGAGCCCAAAACTTTTGGATGAATTGGAGCTGGGAGAGCGTTATTGCGTTGTTGTTACGACAAATGCAGGGCTTTACAGATATAATACGAATGATATAGTGGAAGTTGCAGGATTTTATCATAAAATTCCAATTGTAAAGTTTGTTGGCAGAATAAATAATTTTTCTGATATTGTGGGAGAAAAATTAAAAAATTCGTTTGTGGAAAAACAGGTTTTAACAACATTGGAAGAAAATAATATAAAGGGCGAATTTTTGCTGTTTGCACCAGTAAAAAATGAAACGGGGGGAATTTTTTATACTTTGTTCTTAGAAATAAAAAAAGATGGCAGAAAATTTAATTGGAAACAAATTGAAAAGGAAATTAATAGTAGTTTATGCAAGGCATTTCATTATGAATATGCGTATAAATTGGGACAGTTGAGGAAAGTAAGAGTATTTTTAATAGAAAAGAATGGATTAAAGACTTATACGGCTGAAAAATCGAAAAAGCAGAAAATAGGCGATATAAAATATCGGCTGCTAGATAAAAATTTTGGCTGGGAAAATAAATTTGCAGGAGGATTTGGAGAATGA
- a CDS encoding tRNA1(Val) (adenine(37)-N6)-methyltransferase yields the protein MRYIENLESVNKKMIIDENGLKITQDAILLSEFIKKYFNTKYKNKEKKTILEIGAGQGIITLLLSKIEIFEKIFAVEIQKDIFEILKKNIKINNLEEKITSINEDIKTIKGEYDFIFSNPPYKKINSGKLPENEAEQISKYEILLTLEELFYEIKRLLKNYGEFFVIVPDDRLNDVFRYIYANNMNILSIEINKYKKLNLVIVHGKKGGKRNSEINIYEK from the coding sequence ATGAGGTATATTGAAAATCTTGAAAGTGTTAACAAAAAAATGATTATTGATGAAAATGGTCTAAAAATAACACAAGATGCAATTTTACTTTCTGAATTTATAAAAAAATATTTTAATACAAAATATAAAAATAAAGAAAAAAAGACCATTCTGGAAATTGGAGCTGGGCAAGGAATAATAACATTGCTACTTTCTAAAATTGAAATTTTTGAAAAAATTTTTGCTGTGGAAATTCAAAAAGACATATTTGAAATTTTAAAAAAAAATATAAAAATAAATAATTTAGAAGAAAAAATAACTTCAATTAATGAAGATATAAAAACAATAAAAGGAGAATACGATTTTATTTTTTCAAATCCTCCATACAAAAAGATAAATTCTGGAAAACTTCCTGAAAATGAAGCAGAACAAATTAGTAAATATGAAATTTTATTGACATTGGAAGAGCTTTTTTATGAAATAAAAAGACTTTTGAAAAATTATGGAGAATTTTTTGTAATTGTGCCAGATGATAGATTAAACGATGTATTTCGATATATTTACGCAAATAACATGAATATTTTATCAATCGAAATTAATAAATATAAAAAACTGAATTTAGTTATTGTTCATGGGAAAAAAGGTGGAAAAAGGAATTCTGAAATAAATATTTATGAAAAATAG